In Formosa haliotis, the sequence TTTAACATATAAGTACCACAGGCCTCTTTTCCTAAATCTTGTAATGCTTGTCTACCAATTTCTACAGCGCGGCTGTCGCACCAAATAATAGAATTTCGCAAGGCATTTCCATCTTTATCCACAATAACGAGACCATGCATCTGATAAGAAATTCCAATACTTGAAATATCTGTTGGATTAATTTCAGCTTCCACCGTAACCCGTTTTATTGCAATGCAAAGGTGGGTCCACCATGCGTTTGGATCTTGCTCTGCCCAATCGGGATGTAGTGCAATTATTTCCATTTCGTTTGGAGGTTCGTGAAGTGATATTATTTTTTTACCTGTCTCGGCATCAACCAAAGCGACTTTAACCGAAGAACTTCCTAAATCAATTCCTAAATGATACATTTCTATTGAAGTATATTTAAATTACGTAAGCTATTCTTTACTAAACAAACCAAGGCTAATTTACATTTAAAGGCTATTAAAAATCTTCTACTAATTTATTAATACTTAACCTACAGTTTTGTTTGATTGTGAAATTAGGAATTTTTAACCTAAATACTAAACATTATTCAAAAATGAGTTTACAGAAGCCACGAACTAAAACCACTAACAAAGGAATACATTTTCTTATAAAATGTTGGAAACTTCAACACTATTAAGCCTTTACGATAATGCACCTAAAAAGAAGAGTAATACATAAAAAGTTACTTAAAGGTTTAAGTAACTTTTTTTAAAATATGAACCAATACTATACAAAACTAAAAAACCTCTTAGAACAAACGCTCTAAGAGGTTATAGTACAATTCAATACTAGCTATTAATTGAATTTACTTAATGAAAACTATATGCTATTTATCTACTGCTAATTCTCTTGTTAACCACCCGCTTTTACCTGCTGTTGCAATGGCATATGGAGTTATCCAGAACAAACCAAATGTATATAAGATACTGTAGGTATATGCCCAAATAGATTCTGATGATTTATATCGATTCGCGTAAAATAAAACTGGGAAACTTGAAAATATTAAGATGCTTAATAATGTAGAACTCACAAATAATATTGGATGAACAATAACGAAATACATCATGAATAATATTAATGGATAGCTCATTACAATTTTAAGTGACTGACTTAAGAATAATAATCTTGATCCTATTTTAGATCCTTCTCTAAAATCTGTAAAGACATATTTAGACATTTCGATATTCTCACGAACGTTACTTCTACTCCATCTAATAAACATTTTGTATAATCCTTTATAATCTTCAGGAACATTTGTATAAGCTGTAGCATTTCTTTGAAAAACAACGTGCTTACCTTGCTTTAAAATCATATTTGTTAAGGCACGATCTTCACCAATATCTGATGGTTTACCCATGAACTTTTGATTAATCCATTCTGGAAGACATTTAAAAACGGCTTCTTTACTATATGCTGCTAATGCTCCAGGAGTACAAAGTACAGACTCTAAACTACTTTCTGCAGAACGCATAAACTCGAAACTTAAAACAAAACTTACATCTAACATTTTAGGAAGTATAGCTTTTGCTTTGTTTAACACACGAATGTTTCCGGCAACAGCGCCTACTTGTTTATTTACAACAAACGGACTAACAAGGTTTCTTAATGTATCCTCGTCTACAATAGAATCACTATCCACAGTAACAAAAATATCTCCTGTCCCGATGTTAAATCCACGGTATAACGCGTGACGTTTACCCATGTTTTTTGGTTGCTTAAAAATAGTAACACGTTCACCTAAATCATTTTTGGCTTCTTGCATCCAACTCCAAGTATCATCTTTACTACCATCATCAATGGCAAGTAATTGAATTTTTTCTTCTGGATAATCACTTTTAGCTAAACTCATTAACGTGTCGTAAACTTGTTTACCTTCGTTATAAGCTGGAACAATTACTGTAGTTGTTGGTAATAACTCATCGCTTACAGATTCTATTGGCTTGTAAAGTAAATATAAATATAAGGTATAAGCGAACATCCCTGTACTAAACGCAAATAAAGTTGCTGCTAACACAAAAAATGCAAAGCCTAATGTTGTATTTAAACGCTCAAAGTTAAATGCTGCAAATTCTGGTTGTAATACATATACCAAATAAGCCGCACCTAGCATTAAAATAAAGGTACTTACTAGTACAATTTTACTCCATGGATTGGTATTATTTTTAGTTTTTTCTTTAGTCAGAAAAGTTGACTGATTAAAACTATTATCGGTCGTACTTCGTGACTGAATTGAAGTTTTAATATTAGTTGAATTAAGTGTTGACGTTTTCATATTGTATACTCCTAAATTAAGTTTCTCTTTTCTTAGCACCGACTACTAATCGGTCTGCTTCTATACTTACGCAAGAGACGTGCCAAGAGAACAAACCCGGTGTTTACAGCTGTTTTACCCGAATTGGCTATAAAAAAGCGTATACTTTTTACACACTTACCTAAAGTGTGTATACTAATTATACACTATACAACTACACACTTTTACACACAAAAAAGAAAGATGTAAACGTTTAGCTTATTTTTTATAGAATATAGGAACAACAATAGAATTAACGGGTGGCGTGTTTCGTGAAAAAGAAAAAAGCCCTCCAGAGTTTGGAGGGCTTTTCGGTAAATGACATTAATGTCTAGATACGTATATCTATCTATTATTTTTAATCTGTTAAGCTAAGGTTCTAATTATTTAAAGCCTCTGCACCACCTACAATTTCTAAAATCTCGTTAGTAATTGCAGCCTGACGTGCTTTATTATAAGTTAATTTTAACTGATCTCTAAGTTCTGTTGCGTTATCTGTTGCCTTGTGCATCGCTGTCATACGCGCACCGTGTTCGCTGGCAAATGAATCTCTAACACCTTTAAACAATTGATTTTTTAAAGACTTCGGAATTAATTGTTCTATGATTTCTAATTTTGATGGCTCAAAAATATAATCTACATTAACATCTTCCTCTACTTCAATAGGTTCAATTGGTAAAAACTGCTCGACAGTTACAATTTGTGTAGCCGCGTTTTTAAATTGGTTGTAAACCACATCGATCTTATCGAATTCACCATCGATAAATCTTTGCATTAAACCTTCTGCAATTTCGGCAACATTTTTAAAAGTCAATTCGTCGTAAACATCACTTCTATTTTCTTCAACTTTACTGGTTTTCTTATAGGCGTCGTATCCTTTTTACCAATAGCTAAATAATGTACTTCTTTCCCTGCATACTTGTTTGCAGTTAAATTATTTACCTCTTTAATGATATTAGAATTGAATGCACCACATAAACCTCTGTTAGATGTAACTACCACGATTAGTACTTTATTTACTTCGCGTTGTTCTGAAAACTTGTTAGTAATATCAGAATCTATAGTTGCACTTAAATTTTGTAAAAGTTCTGTAAGTTTATCTGAATAGGGACGCATTTCAGTAATAGCATCTTGAGCCTTTTTTAACTTTGCAGCCGATACCATTTTCATGGCACTGGTAATCTGCATCGTTGAAGACACTGAAACTATTCTGTTACGTATTTCTTTTAAATTTGCCATTTTAGTGTTAGAATAAAGTATTGAGTATTCAGTAGTGAGTTAAACTAGCAACTCACTACTCAATACTAAAATCTAATTATGCTTTATATTTAGCTGATAATTCTTTTGCTACATGTGTTAATACATCTGTAACTTCATCAGTTAATTTTCCTGATTTTAAAGTACTTAAAGCATCTGCATGCTTTGTTCTTAAGAATTCTAAGAAATCGCTTTCAAATTCTTTCACTTTTTCTACAGGAACGTCTTTTAATAAGTTTTTAGATCCTGCGTAAATAATTGCAATTTGATCTTCTACAGTATACGGATCGTTTTGCGCTTGTTTCAAGATCTCTACGTTACGTTTACCTTTATTAATTACATTTAAAGTTACCGCATCCAAATCAGATCCAAACTTCGCGAATGCTTCTAATTCACGGAATTGTGCTTGATCTAATTTTAATGTACCAGATACTTTTTTCATAGATTTAATCTGTGCATTACCCCCAACACGAGATACCGAAATACCTACGTTAATTGCTGGACGTACACCAGAGTTAAATAAATCTCCATCTAAGAAAATCTGTCCGTCTGTAATAGAAATTACGTTTGTTGGAATATATGCAGAAACGTCTCCAGCTTGTGTTTCAATAATAGGTAAGGCTGTTAAAGAACCACCACCTTTTACAACAGGCTTTAATACATCTGGTAAATCATTCATTCCCTTTGCAATCTCGTCATTATTAATAACTTTTGCAGCACGCTCTAATAAACGAGAGTGAAGGTAGAAAACGTCTCCTGGATACGCCTCACGTCCTGGTGGACGACGTAATAATAAAGATACCTCACGGTAAGCTACGGCTTGTTTAGATAAATCATCGAAAACAATTAATGCTGGTCTACCAGTATCTCTAAAATACTCTCCAATTGCAGCTCCTGCGAAAGGTGCATATACTTGCATTGGAGCAGGGTCTGATGCATTAGCGGCTACAATTACTGTATACGCTAAAGCTCCCTTTTCTTCTAATGTTTTTGCAATGTTTGCTACCGTAGACGCTTTTTGTCCGATAGCTACATATATACAGAATACAGGCTCACCTGCATCGTAAAATTCTTTTTGATTTAAAATGGTATCGATACAAACTGTTGTTTTACCCGTTTGACGGTCACCAATAACAAGTTCACGTTGTCCACGTCCTACAGGAATCATGGCATCGATAGACTTAATTCCCGTTTGTAATGGTTCTGTTACAGGCTCACGGAAAATAACTCCAGGAGCTTTACGCTCTAAAGGCATTTGATAAAGTTTACCACCAATTGGACCTTTACCGTCTATTGGGTTACCTAATGTATCAACAACACGACCAACTACTTCTTCACCTACATTAATAGATGCAATACGCTCGGTACGTTTTACAGTTGTTCCTTCCTTTACATTTTGAGAAGGTCCTAATAATACTACACCTACGTTGTCTTCTTCCAGGTTTAATACAATCCCTTCAAGACCGTTTCCGAAATCTACTAATTCACCATATTGTGCATTAGCTAATCCGTAAACACGTGCAATACCATCTCCTACAGTTAATACTGTTCCTACTTCATTTAGAGTTGCTCCTGCTTCAAAACCTTGTAGTTGTTGCTTTAAGATTGCTGTTACTTCAGCTGGTTTTACTTCTGCCATTTTATTTAGATATAAGCTTTAACCGAAATTATCCGATTAAAAAATTTATAAAATTAATTTAATGAAAATTCTTGTTTTATTTTATTCAGTTTGTTTGCTACACTTGCATCATACTGCAAATCGCCAACGCGTAATATAAACCCACCTATTAGGCTAGCATCTATTACATTTTTTATTTCAACTGTTTTTCCTGTTAACTCTTTTAGTTTAGCTAAAACCTTAGCCTCTAAATCGCCTGTTAACGGTACTACTGTAGTAACTGTGGCTACATCTGTACCTGTTAACTCTTCGTATAATTGGTTAAATTTTACGGCTACGTCTTCAAGAATAGACAGTCTTTTATTTGTTATTAACGTATCGATTACATTAACGGTTAGCGGATTGATGTTATTAAAAACCTCTAACAATGCCGATTTCTTAACAGCAGATTTTAATACAGGACTTTGAAGCATTTCACTTAAATCTTTATTTTCTGCAATTGTATTTGCAATTAAAGACATGTCTGTATTTACAGCTTCGGCCGTATTCGAACTTTTTGCTAAACTAATAGCTGCTTTAGCGTAACGTATTGCTGCTCTTGCTCCTGCCATTTATTCTTAGTTTAAAGTCGCTTTACCTAATAAAGAATCAACTAATTCTAGTTGTTTATTTTTGTCGGCTAATTCGCCACGTACTACTTTTTCTGCAATCTCTAAAGATAATTCTGCAACATGGTTTTTAAGTCCTACCATAGCAGCTTTCTTTTCGCTTTCAATAGCACTCTTAGCAGCCTCAATCATATTATGAGCTTGAGTTTGTGCTTCCTCTTTAGCGTCAGAAATAATTTTATTTTTAATATCTCTAGCATCTTTAAGCATTTCTTCGCGTTCTGCACGAGCTTCTTGTAAGATACGTTCGTTATCTGCTTTTAAATTTTGAATTTCTAAACGTGCTTGTTCAGCAGACAATAAAGCCTTGTTAATAGAATCTTCTCTCCCTTTTACGGCTCCTAAGATAGGTTTCCAAGCGAATTTCTTTAATAAGATGAAGAATACAATAAAAATTGCCGTTGTCCAAAAAACTAAACTTTCCGGTGCTATTAAATTCATATTATATATTGTTAAATAAAGTTGATTTTTGTTTTAAAAACATCCTGCAACCAACCGTTACAGGATGCTTAGTTTTTCTTTTTCAAAAATTATTTTGCGATTAACGCAACTACAACCGCGAAAAGTGCAACACCTTCAATAAGTGCAGCAGCAATAATCATTGCAGTTTGAATTTTTGAAGCAGCTTCTGGTTGACGAGCAATTGCTTCCATTGCAGATCCACCAATTTTTCCAATACCTAATCCTGCACCAATTGCAGCTAATCCAGCACCGATTCCAGCTAATACCATAGTAATAAATTTATATAGTTAATAATTAAAAAACTCAATTTTAGTGATCTTCGGCTACAGCCTGACCAATGAATAATGCCGATAATAAGGTAAACACATACGCTTGTAATGCAGCAACTAATAATTCTAGAGCACTCATAAACAATACGAATAATCCAGAAACTGGTGCAATAGCAGGTGTTTTAAATATAAATATTAAAGACACTAAACTTAAAATAATAATATGTCCAGCAGTAATGTTTGCGAATAAACGAATCATTAATGCGAATGGTTTTGTTAACATTCCAATAAATTCTATAGGAATCATAATTGGATATAATGCCTTTGGAACTGGTGGCATTAAAATGTGTTTCCAGTACGTTTTATTTCCATTTAAAGTAGTAACTATAAAGGTTATAAAAGCTAAAACAAACGTAAAGTAGATGTTTCCTGTTAAGTTAGAACTGAATGGGAAAAATGGAATTAAACCAATTAGGTTGTTAATCCATATAAAGAAAAATATGGTTAATAAATATGGCATAAACTTAGCATATTTATGTTCACCAATATTTGGAATGGCAATATCGTCACGTACAAATGTAATTAGTGGCTCTATAAACCCAGCAAGACCTTTAGGCGCTTTATCATTTTTCTTATAAGAACGTGCTACAGCAGTAAATAATAAGAATAAAATTATGGCCGAAATAATCATTGAAAATACATTTTTCGTAATTGAAAAATCTAACGGACGCACATCAAAATTGAAAGCTCCTTTTGTATCGTCTGTTAATGTTGCGTACTTATCTGCGTAATATATAATTTCGTTATCACGAACAAAAGTCTGTCCGTTCTTCTCTACAAGGTGGTGTCCAGAGTTATCGTGATGAAATTCTTTTGAAGAAAAAATAGTTAATCCGTTATCTGTCCATAAAATAACGGGTAAGTAAAATGAATACGCATGGCCATTATAATCGAACATATGAAATTCGTGAGAATCACCAATATGCCCATTAATTAAATCACTCGCATTAAACTCTTTCTCTTCACCATGTTCGTTGCCGTGTTGGGCGAAGCTAAAAAACGGAAGCACAGCTAAAATAACTGTTACTAAACATTTGATAGATTTTTTGCTATCATCATACTTTTTAAATATAATTTACGGTCTCCAAAATTCGGTGCAAAAATACATTTTTAATTAACATTATAAAGTTAATAACTATTTTTTTTCGGTATAAAACACCCATTTTTGAAGAATTTACATTTTTTCAAGGTTTTGGCGCTAACAGCCTAATTACGAAAACAGTCTCTAACAAGAGAAATATAAAATACGGGATAAAAAATGCCAAAACATCGCTTACGGGAGTTTCTACTGCATTTAAAATTAAAGGCAGCAGAAATATAACGGCAGCAAACATTTTTAAAAGTCCACAAGCCATAAAAGCGAATCCTGTTTTGTCTGAAAAAACACTGTTAACATAGGCAACAAAAGAATAAACCGCAAGTGTTGCAAAAAAATGAAACACATAAATACCCCAAGTAGGTAATTGAAAGTCATAACTTTGCTGTAATTTTCCTACCAGAAGCGTTTGTAAAACATATAAAAGTAAAGTTAATGGCACTAAAACCATTAAGAACGAACGTAGTTGTTGCTTCATTAAACTATAAGCTTTTTAATCTTTCTTATTCATGTTTGTTACCTGCTTAATAATTTGGTAAATGGCGCCAATAACACCAATTAATGAAAAAATTACCGTGTAAGCACTGTATTGGTTAGGAAACTTGCCATCTAACCACACACCTATAAACGTTAACACTCCAATTATGGCAATCATTTGAAATGCCATACCAGAAAATTTAATATAATTATTAAGCTGTTTTTTCTGTTGTTCTTTCATGTTTAATAGATTTTACTGCACTTTTCATAACACAAGTTACATCAAAGCTTGCACCCGGTTCTACAGCTAATTTACCTACAACAACTTCGCCTTGAATTTCGGCAGTGGCTTTTAAGGTTAAGGTACCAGACAGGTTTAATTTTCCTGAAAATTTACCTTCAAAATAAGCATCTGCACCTTCTAAAGTACCATTAATAAATCCTGTTTTACCAACAACAACTTTACCAGGTGTTTTTAAATTTCCTTCTATAATACCATCTATTCTAAATCCGCCTTCACTACTTAAATCACCTACTATTTTGGTGCCTTGGGCAATAATGTTTTGGTTTGAAGACGTTTCTACTGTTTGCTGTTTTTCTTTTTTG encodes:
- a CDS encoding glycosyltransferase, with the translated sequence MKTSTLNSTNIKTSIQSRSTTDNSFNQSTFLTKEKTKNNTNPWSKIVLVSTFILMLGAAYLVYVLQPEFAAFNFERLNTTLGFAFFVLAATLFAFSTGMFAYTLYLYLLYKPIESVSDELLPTTTVIVPAYNEGKQVYDTLMSLAKSDYPEEKIQLLAIDDGSKDDTWSWMQEAKNDLGERVTIFKQPKNMGKRHALYRGFNIGTGDIFVTVDSDSIVDEDTLRNLVSPFVVNKQVGAVAGNIRVLNKAKAILPKMLDVSFVLSFEFMRSAESSLESVLCTPGALAAYSKEAVFKCLPEWINQKFMGKPSDIGEDRALTNMILKQGKHVVFQRNATAYTNVPEDYKGLYKMFIRWSRSNVRENIEMSKYVFTDFREGSKIGSRLLFLSQSLKIVMSYPLILFMMYFVIVHPILFVSSTLLSILIFSSFPVLFYANRYKSSESIWAYTYSILYTFGLFWITPYAIATAGKSGWLTRELAVDK
- the atpA gene encoding F0F1 ATP synthase subunit alpha, whose translation is MAEVKPAEVTAILKQQLQGFEAGATLNEVGTVLTVGDGIARVYGLANAQYGELVDFGNGLEGIVLNLEEDNVGVVLLGPSQNVKEGTTVKRTERIASINVGEEVVGRVVDTLGNPIDGKGPIGGKLYQMPLERKAPGVIFREPVTEPLQTGIKSIDAMIPVGRGQRELVIGDRQTGKTTVCIDTILNQKEFYDAGEPVFCIYVAIGQKASTVANIAKTLEEKGALAYTVIVAANASDPAPMQVYAPFAGAAIGEYFRDTGRPALIVFDDLSKQAVAYREVSLLLRRPPGREAYPGDVFYLHSRLLERAAKVINNDEIAKGMNDLPDVLKPVVKGGGSLTALPIIETQAGDVSAYIPTNVISITDGQIFLDGDLFNSGVRPAINVGISVSRVGGNAQIKSMKKVSGTLKLDQAQFRELEAFAKFGSDLDAVTLNVINKGKRNVEILKQAQNDPYTVEDQIAIIYAGSKNLLKDVPVEKVKEFESDFLEFLRTKHADALSTLKSGKLTDEVTDVLTHVAKELSAKYKA
- the atpH gene encoding ATP synthase F1 subunit delta, which codes for MAGARAAIRYAKAAISLAKSSNTAEAVNTDMSLIANTIAENKDLSEMLQSPVLKSAVKKSALLEVFNNINPLTVNVIDTLITNKRLSILEDVAVKFNQLYEELTGTDVATVTTVVPLTGDLEAKVLAKLKELTGKTVEIKNVIDASLIGGFILRVGDLQYDASVANKLNKIKQEFSLN
- a CDS encoding F0F1 ATP synthase subunit B translates to MNLIAPESLVFWTTAIFIVFFILLKKFAWKPILGAVKGREDSINKALLSAEQARLEIQNLKADNERILQEARAEREEMLKDARDIKNKIISDAKEEAQTQAHNMIEAAKSAIESEKKAAMVGLKNHVAELSLEIAEKVVRGELADKNKQLELVDSLLGKATLN
- the atpE gene encoding ATP synthase F0 subunit C, encoding MVLAGIGAGLAAIGAGLGIGKIGGSAMEAIARQPEAASKIQTAMIIAAALIEGVALFAVVVALIAK
- the atpB gene encoding F0F1 ATP synthase subunit A; protein product: MLPFFSFAQHGNEHGEEKEFNASDLINGHIGDSHEFHMFDYNGHAYSFYLPVILWTDNGLTIFSSKEFHHDNSGHHLVEKNGQTFVRDNEIIYYADKYATLTDDTKGAFNFDVRPLDFSITKNVFSMIISAIILFLLFTAVARSYKKNDKAPKGLAGFIEPLITFVRDDIAIPNIGEHKYAKFMPYLLTIFFFIWINNLIGLIPFFPFSSNLTGNIYFTFVLAFITFIVTTLNGNKTYWKHILMPPVPKALYPIMIPIEFIGMLTKPFALMIRLFANITAGHIIILSLVSLIFIFKTPAIAPVSGLFVLFMSALELLVAALQAYVFTLLSALFIGQAVAEDH
- a CDS encoding DUF6168 family protein, which codes for MKQQLRSFLMVLVPLTLLLYVLQTLLVGKLQQSYDFQLPTWGIYVFHFFATLAVYSFVAYVNSVFSDKTGFAFMACGLLKMFAAVIFLLPLILNAVETPVSDVLAFFIPYFIFLLLETVFVIRLLAPKP
- a CDS encoding AtpZ/AtpI family protein, producing the protein MKEQQKKQLNNYIKFSGMAFQMIAIIGVLTFIGVWLDGKFPNQYSAYTVIFSLIGVIGAIYQIIKQVTNMNKKD
- a CDS encoding bactofilin family protein, with product MFNDSKKEKQQTVETSSNQNIIAQGTKIVGDLSSEGGFRIDGIIEGNLKTPGKVVVGKTGFINGTLEGADAYFEGKFSGKLNLSGTLTLKATAEIQGEVVVGKLAVEPGASFDVTCVMKSAVKSIKHERTTEKTA